Proteins co-encoded in one Arachis hypogaea cultivar Tifrunner chromosome 11, arahy.Tifrunner.gnm2.J5K5, whole genome shotgun sequence genomic window:
- the LOC112720785 gene encoding probable polygalacturonase isoform X2: MLVMKELARRVANLGIRTSLIMDLRLQDHIRNVVRVALVLLLALSNEARVNGYGSSEQCEYSPELAPRPHSVSILEFGAIGDRKTLNTIAFQNAIFYLMSFADKGGTQLYVPPGQWLTESFNLTSHLTLFLERGAVIIGFQDPFHWKVINLLPSYGRGIKAPAGRYLSLINGYMLNDVVITGNTGTIDGVGSIWWRSFTSHSLNYSRPHLIKLVASNSVVVSNITFLNTPTYGIHPVYCSNVHIHNISISAPSESPFTVGIVPDSSDNVCIEDSTISMGFDAIALKSGWDEYGITYGRPTKNVHIRRVHL; the protein is encoded by the exons ATGCTAGTGATGAAGGAGCTGGCAAGAAGGGTGGCCAACCTTGGAATTCGAACGAGTCTAATAATGGATCTAAGGCTTCAAGATCATATCAGAAACGTCGTAAGG GTGGCACTGGTGTTGCTGCTGGCATTGAGCAATGAAGCAAGAGTTAATGGTTATGGTAGTTCTGAGCAATGTGAATATAGTCCAGAACTAGCTCCAAGACCACACAGTGTCTCAATTTTGGAGTTTGGTGCTATTGGGGATAGAAAGACACTGAATACCATTGCATTCCAGAATGCAATATTCTATCTCATGTCATTCGCCGATAAGGGCGGCACTCAGCTTTATGTACCGCCTGGACAATGGCTCACCGAAAGCTTCaacctcactagccatcttaccCTCTTTCTAGAAAGAGGTGCTGTCATTAttggatttcag GATCCATTTCATTGGAAAGTTATTAATCTTTTACCTTCTTATGGACGAGGAATCAAAGCTCCCGCCGGAAGATACCTTAGCTTGATAAATGGATACATGTTAAATGATGTGGTCATTACAG GCAACACTGGGACCATAGATGGTGTTGGATCGATTTGGTGGAGATCCTTTACTTCTCATTCCCTGAACTATAGCCGACCTCATCTAATCAAATTAGTCGCATCTAACTCGGTGGTAGTTTCAAATATCACATTCCTGAATACCCCTACATATGGCATCCACCCAGTTTATTGCAG CAATgtacatattcacaatatttcaATATCAGCTCCTTCAGAATCCCCTTTCACTGTTGGCATAGTACCAG atTCTTCTGATAATGTTTGTATAGAAGATAGTACAATTAGCATGGGGTTTGATGCAATTGCACTCAAAAGTGGCTGGGATGAGTATGGCATTACCTATGGCAGGCCTACAAAAAATGTGCACATTAGAAGGGTGCATCTCTAA
- the LOC112720785 gene encoding probable polygalacturonase isoform X1 codes for MLVMKELARRVANLGIRTSLIMDLRLQDHIRNVVRVALVLLLALSNEARVNGYGSSEQCEYSPELAPRPHSVSILEFGAIGDRKTLNTIAFQNAIFYLMSFADKGGTQLYVPPGQWLTESFNLTSHLTLFLERGAVIIGFQDPFHWKVINLLPSYGRGIKAPAGRYLSLINGYMLNDVVITGNTGTIDGVGSIWWRSFTSHSLNYSRPHLIKLVASNSVVVSNITFLNTPTYGIHPVYCSNVHIHNISISAPSESPFTVGIVPDSSDNVCIEDSTISMGFDAIALKSGWDEYGITYGRPTKNVHIRRPFGLGWLWSSCSRFQRI; via the exons ATGCTAGTGATGAAGGAGCTGGCAAGAAGGGTGGCCAACCTTGGAATTCGAACGAGTCTAATAATGGATCTAAGGCTTCAAGATCATATCAGAAACGTCGTAAGG GTGGCACTGGTGTTGCTGCTGGCATTGAGCAATGAAGCAAGAGTTAATGGTTATGGTAGTTCTGAGCAATGTGAATATAGTCCAGAACTAGCTCCAAGACCACACAGTGTCTCAATTTTGGAGTTTGGTGCTATTGGGGATAGAAAGACACTGAATACCATTGCATTCCAGAATGCAATATTCTATCTCATGTCATTCGCCGATAAGGGCGGCACTCAGCTTTATGTACCGCCTGGACAATGGCTCACCGAAAGCTTCaacctcactagccatcttaccCTCTTTCTAGAAAGAGGTGCTGTCATTAttggatttcag GATCCATTTCATTGGAAAGTTATTAATCTTTTACCTTCTTATGGACGAGGAATCAAAGCTCCCGCCGGAAGATACCTTAGCTTGATAAATGGATACATGTTAAATGATGTGGTCATTACAG GCAACACTGGGACCATAGATGGTGTTGGATCGATTTGGTGGAGATCCTTTACTTCTCATTCCCTGAACTATAGCCGACCTCATCTAATCAAATTAGTCGCATCTAACTCGGTGGTAGTTTCAAATATCACATTCCTGAATACCCCTACATATGGCATCCACCCAGTTTATTGCAG CAATgtacatattcacaatatttcaATATCAGCTCCTTCAGAATCCCCTTTCACTGTTGGCATAGTACCAG atTCTTCTGATAATGTTTGTATAGAAGATAGTACAATTAGCATGGGGTTTGATGCAATTGCACTCAAAAGTGGCTGGGATGAGTATGGCATTACCTATGGCAGGCCTACAAAAAATGTGCACATTAGAAGG CCTTTTGGACTTGGCTGGCTATGGAGTAGCTGTAGCCGTTTCCAAAGAATTTAA